The region GAAGTTTTCAGTGATTATAACTAATCATGTCTTCCACCAAAGAACCATACACTTGAAGATTGACTGCCATATTGTTAAGCTACATCCGAAAGTTAATTTCCGAATATCATAATTTCTTGTGGAACTTCCTACGAAATTTCACCTGGGTTTTACGCCAAAATTTTCCATAGATTTTTATTTAGCAACAAtttttgcaaatattttcaaaatttaCCATTTCTTGCGGATATACCAGCAGATGTTTTCACAGGAATAGTGTCCTGATTTTTACTTTCGGACAAATCCTTTTTGTCATTTTGGGAGAAAAATCATATGAACAACATCTACAAGGTGCATCTGCAACATATACCTTTGCAACAATTTTCGCAGAAATTTCCTGTGGATATACTAGTAGTTGTTTTCACAAGTAATATTATCCGAATTTTTACTTTTAGAcaattttgtttttgttattgtttGAATAAAATCATAGAAACAATATGGTACAAGGTACATCTGAAAATTAACTTttagacaaaaaaaattcaaacagttttagaatttcaaaaaaattcttaGGATATAATGAGCAACTCTCAAATATTTAATATGTGAATTTATGTAAAGAAGttaaaatgaacaaataagtcCGCATGCCCACCTCTCTACTTATAGGGGATGTGGTGGTCTCCACTAAACATTAAACATTATGATCAAGATGTGTGTAAGAAGTGGATGGAGTGCCCACCTTACATTATGTTAGGACCCAAATTAACAttaattgaaaaaaaattaaCGACCTATGGttaaaattaaatatatagaTTAGCTTAACAATCAACTATTTTTTGTTGTTGTAAGTATTGATCATTTTAAGTCTTATTTAAAAGTGTTCTACAAAATCATGAACTAATTTGACAATTTTATTCAATTTTTCTCTTATAGAAAACAAGAAGGATAATTTAAGATGAAATAGCTCCTCATTAACAAAATAGCAACGTCCTCTTCCTATGAGTCTAAACATGTCAACTTCATAGGCATAAATGGACGTGAGAGATTCTTGTACGCATCTCATATGCTAGTTCTAAATATATGTGTTATTTTGATACAAGCAAAAATTTATTAAATCATTTGTGAGAGAATGGATTCGATTGAGTTGGGAAAAGCTGTCGAAGAAGTTGAAGTTGTGAATGAGTTAGAGATAGATGTTTCATTTGTTCGTATATTATGGGTTGATAATTCAGGACAACATAGATGTCGTGTAAGTTTTCTCACTTCATTTACATATTTTTGTTATATTTATATTACTATGTTACGAGGTTATATTTCAGGCAATTCCTAGAAAACGTTTCTATGATGTTGTTACAAAGAATGGTGTTGGTTTAGCATTTGTGAGTATGGCAATGACATCTTTCTTGGATGGACCTGCACATGGTTCTGGTTTGGGTTCAGTTGGTGAAGCAAGATTAACACCTGATTTGTCTACTATAAGGACTATTCCTTGGTACACAAGTTCATCATACTCAAAAATATATATAAATCATTTCTTTACATTTTCATATGTTTCATTCCTTTTGGTCTTTTTTGTTTCATTATTATAGGAGCAAGCAAGATGAAATGGTTTTAGGTGATTTGAATGTTCAACCTGGCCAAGCATGGGAGTATTGCCCAAGAGAAGCTTTAAGAAGAGCTTCCAAAATTTTGaaagatgaatttgatttggtATGTAACAAAAATTGTCCTATTTTTGTTATTTGAGGGTGCAAACGGGATCCAACACGGAGTCTAAAATTTTTCACGATGAAACTGTGTAATAAAATATTTGTAACCGTTATAAGACTCTAATTTTTTTTTGTCGTTCCTATATCAAAAGTCACAACTACTAACTTAAAGACTGCTTCTATAGGTAATGAATGCAGGGTTTGAGAATGAGTTTTTTCTCTTGAAGAGAAAAATAAGGTATGACAATATCATCTTGTGATTTGAATAATGCAATTTACCATGGCAATTAGTTATAAACATGAAGAAAAACATGAACAAACCATTCAGGGATGGAAAAGAAGAATGGATACAATTTGACTCAACTCCTTACTGCTCCTCATCAGCATTTGATGCTGCTTCCCCAATACTTCGTGAAATTACTTCTGCTTTACATTCCATGGCCATTCCAGTAGAACAGGTAAATATTAAGTCATTTTATTTTATTGACTTCACTTGATATTTTCATGGAATTTAAGGCTATTGAATTTGATATAAAATTTTGCAGTTACATGCAGAAGCTGGTAAAGGGCAATTTGAATTGGTTTTAGGACATACCATTTGTGCTAAAGCTGCAGACAGCTTAGTTTATACCCGCGAAACCATTAGATCTATTGCTAGAAAACATGATTTGCTTGCAACTTTTATTCCAAAGTAAGTCACAATGTTGCTCTTATAAGTGTTAAGAAATATTGTATATAACAGTAGAAAAATTTCATATCGAAGGTACACATTAGATGATTTGGGTTCTGGatgccatgttcatctaagttTATGGCAGAATGGCCAAAATGTATTTATGGCATCTGATGAAACATCAAAGTATGGAATATCAACTTTGGGAGAAGAATTCATG is a window of Lathyrus oleraceus cultivar Zhongwan6 chromosome 6, CAAS_Psat_ZW6_1.0, whole genome shotgun sequence DNA encoding:
- the LOC127094974 gene encoding uncharacterized protein LOC127094974 isoform X2, producing the protein MDSIELGKAVEEVEVVNELEIDVSFVRILWVDNSGQHRCRAIPRKRFYDVVTKNGVGLAFVSMAMTSFLDGPAHGSGLGSVGEARLTPDLSTIRTIPWSKQDEMVLGDLNVQPGQAWEYCPREALRRASKILKDEFDLVMNAGFENEFFLLKRKIRDGKEEWIQFDSTPYCSSSAFDAASPILREITSALHSMAIPVEQLHAEAGKGQFELVLGHTICAKAADSLVYTRETIRSIARKHDLLATFIPNLWQNGQNVFMASDETSKYGISTLGEEFMAGVLHHLPSILPFVAPLPISYDRLQPNTWSGAYLFWGNENREAPLRASSPPGTPGGFASNFEFKSFDGSANPYLGLTAIIAAGIDGLRRHLSLPEPVDTDLNPRNLQRLPKSLSESLESLHKAEFLDEFFGDKLLIAIKAIRKAEIDHYLENKEAYKQLIHRY
- the LOC127094974 gene encoding uncharacterized protein LOC127094974 isoform X1 — its product is MDSIELGKAVEEVEVVNELEIDVSFVRILWVDNSGQHRCRAIPRKRFYDVVTKNGVGLAFVSMAMTSFLDGPAHGSGLGSVGEARLTPDLSTIRTIPWSKQDEMVLGDLNVQPGQAWEYCPREALRRASKILKDEFDLVMNAGFENEFFLLKRKIRDGKEEWIQFDSTPYCSSSAFDAASPILREITSALHSMAIPVEQLHAEAGKGQFELVLGHTICAKAADSLVYTRETIRSIARKHDLLATFIPKYTLDDLGSGCHVHLSLWQNGQNVFMASDETSKYGISTLGEEFMAGVLHHLPSILPFVAPLPISYDRLQPNTWSGAYLFWGNENREAPLRASSPPGTPGGFASNFEFKSFDGSANPYLGLTAIIAAGIDGLRRHLSLPEPVDTDLNPRNLQRLPKSLSESLESLHKAEFLDEFFGDKLLIAIKAIRKAEIDHYLENKEAYKQLIHRY